The window AGGGAAATGGATCTGGAAGAGTTTGTCAATACTAATCACTGCATAAAGATTTATATACGCGGCAACTTTAACTTATGCAGTAACTTGTACAATATACATTTTAAATCTGATGGGGGTCAGTTAGAAATAAGATATAGCGGTGAAGTAAGAGCTCACTATTATCATTCTTTTGTTTTTGCTTGCTAAGGTTTTAAACTAGGAACTAGCTGAGTCTCATAGTACCCCTAATAGTCAAGATGCTCTACTAACTTTTTATTGTAGAACTTTTAACTACAGTTTGCATGTTTGAGATAAACCTGTTTTTTGAAAGAACATATTTTCCATATTATTTCCATATGCATGCAATTATAATATTGCTCTGTAAAGATATCTTAATTCCTTTTCAGATGTCCATATTGTTGTAATAAATGCGGATTGCAGTTATCATATCAGCCACATCAGGGGAATATTATTTTATCTGCCTTAGATTGAATACTTCTATTATTTTTTCTTTTAAGTTCCAGGTTCCAGAGGATATAAATTATGCTCATAAGATTGTACCATGGGGCCTAGGTCCGTCTATTCTTGATCATGTGATTGGCTGATTGCTAATAAGTAGCATAACCAAACTTTACTGCTGAATTGATGGATCATTAATGTCTGCTGATTCTTGTTCTTCTGTAAAGCATGTATTCTATTGAATGAAGCATAAAATTAGGCTAGTGGCAGTAGAAAGTGGATGGGCCTGGTTGCACTATATTCATCTCCAAGATTGATAGATTACTCCTCTGTTGCCCATTTGTTTTGGATATTGCACCTGTTATATGCTGCCCTCAGATTCCGTCCAGTTTTCACTGTATTGAATTGGATGCAGATCCTTACCGATTAGGCAGACCAGATTTGCATAGTTGCTTTTCAAAACCTATTGTTTACCCAGTCTGCTTTACACAGGCTGGCACTTTTGCACTGTAAATGCTAATGTGACAATACCAATCACTAGTTAGATCCTTAGATCGTGATAATGCTGGTTACCTTCCCAGACCAAAAAATGAATTAATACGGATGACTTTGATGCATATCTTAGAACTGAATTGCCATTTGTCTAATTATGACTAGCTGCATGCTAATTCTCCATTAAACTCTGGAATCCTCTTTCTTCCATTTCCTCCATCTATGACACATTGACTGTTTTAAAAGGATATATGTCGCCTTGTGGTGGCGTTGTATGCTAATATCTCAACATCTTATATGTTTACAGGTTCACCAAGTCCAGTGTACAAGCTATGTGTGTCAACCTGGCAATTTCTGCCGTATTTGTAAGTATTCAAGGAATGTTTGTTGGAATGTTTTTTGTTTGTTTTTGTTTTATCTGGATCCTTCTCTTTTTTATTGGTTGGAATATTCTGCAGTGAATTGGATGCTGCAAATCCAGTTATTCTCCTTGATTTAGACACTTGTATGTCAATTCAGAAAGATACACCTCGCTTTTGCAGTTTTGCCAGACATCTCTTTCCTGGCTCCAATGACTTCAAGCACTAGCATCCCAAAACTATACATATCTGATACACAGAGGCATAAGGATATCCATCGTACTTTTCCTAAGGAATCTCTTCATGTATCATATGTCCAGTCCCATTCTGTTATATAATCAACTCATTGGCTTGTGGAAGAACATGGATGATGAGATCCTCAAGGCCACCGTCATGAAGTGGCAAGAACCAGTGGGCCAGATTCTCCTCGCTCCTCATTCTCAAATCTGCAAGCAGTGCAAGGCTCGCTGGTACTAGTGGCTCGATCCCTCCATCAAAAAGGTCCCTGCATTCTTCATCTTCTTCTTGCTGTTAAAGCTTGGAGTGTGTGGCTTCTTACAGCTTGCGTCATGCTCAATTAGTAATTTCATTATTTTATTTTTAAGGAAATCACTTTTTTTCTTTTTTCTTTTTAATAGTTTTGGTGTATAATTAGTGTCCAAGATGAGAGGATTAATGAACAAATTGAAATCTATGATTGTTGACTAGGCTTTTGCTGGTACTTTAATTCGACTGAGCATTCTATTAGAAATTGCATGTTTTGAATTTTATTTCTGTTTTTCGTGTCAGTTGGTTTGCTATTTGTGTATTTCTTAATTTTGAGTTAAAATTTTGAGCGCCTGGATTGTTAGGCTCTAGGCAACGCTTGTAAAAATGTAAAGTACCAAGTGCTTTGCTTCTCATATGTTTTTCCAAAGATCAATATCTCTGGCGACACTGTTACTCTAGAATCCTTTGGAGCTGTAACCCTTCTGAGTCAAATTTTGTTTTCCATTTACCCATTTAGATAATATAGAAGAAGTAGGAGGTGTTACACCATTTACATGAATAGGATGGAAACTACTATGCTTCATTCATGTCCACAGAACAACAAAATTGTTGATCTAATCACCAACTAGCTATTTACATATTCATGCAACCCTTACTAATTCCCAGCTTACATGAATCATATTTTCCTACCAGAACCGGTCCTTGTTGACACTCAAGTATCCAGCCATAACTTTCCCTCCAGTATTTCTCATTCCATCTATAAGGAAGCACCAAGTTGAACCCAATGCTCCAATGAAAAAGTCAGCCTCGGTTGCCATCAAGAAATTGACAAGCGGGTAGTTTGTGCTAGTTTCTCTACCGAGACTTGTTTCATAAGTAGCCATTGTCATGTTTCCAACCTGACGTGTCACATTTGTGTAGTAGAAGTTCCAATGAGGGTACTCTCTAGATTTATCGATCACTTCCTGGTTAAAATTTTATCAATCCATGAGTTCTAGAGCTATATGGACATTAATGTTAATGGAAAATTTGGCATGCAAGAAAATTGGACCTGCATTTCAGTGGATAGCCAAACACTATTGAGCTGTGGAAATCGCTTTCGGATGCGATCAGCAAGACTCATGTAATCTTCAAATTCAACAACCTTCATTTCACATGCTTTGTCTCCCATTCTTACATGCATGCTCAGTAGTGGCCGAGGCATCCATGGCTTGTGATTAGACCAAACAAACTCTTCAATATCAGACCTTTCATTCACTGTAACATCCTGCCACAAAAGACTTAGAAAGTGAATATGAAAGCCTTACGAATCATGACATCAATATATGATTTCATTCTTTTGACCCGTCCTGCAAGCAAAACAGGGCAGACTTATAAAAGTAACGACCAACCTTAGACCATTCCCCCTCGAAACTTTTGACTACCATATTCGCAGCTTGCTTTCCAAATGCCGCATGGCGAGCAACATTCAGTAAGTGACATGTGTACTCGGTTTGAAATCGCATCAAGTATCGTACTGCCTGAGATTGTGAAACAACTCACAAGTCAGTGTGGAAAATAAATGGGATATTCCTCCAATATTAACAAAGGATACCTGTGCTCGCCACCACCTTCGATCCATTTTGCGATGATAAGCAATCAGAGTCCCATTTATTACTGTTGTTGGTCGCAAATAACTCCAAGGTTCACCCCATATTCTGGATCAAATACTTAGCACAATGAAATAAGGAGAAGTGAGCTGAAGATGAAATCGTAAGTTGAGAAACTTGCATACCTAGGTGTTCGTCCAGCCCATATTTGCTTTGAAGTATAATTTTCTTTTGCCTTGATGCTGCCATTTCTCCAGGCATCTTCATTTTCCATAAGCTCCAATGCACGATTTCGACATTCTAGGGATGTTTCTGGGAAAAAGTAGCAGGACCAACTGGAGCGGGATGAACCTATGAGTATATGGAACTTATCACCAATACTTGAACATTTGTTGTAATACAACTGACATGAGAACTTTTATTGCTATGTTATACCTTTGCAACCGTCATGATCAGCTCGATTATAGTAGTTGGTAACAAGGACCCTTTTTTCCTTCATTGCAATAGCAAGAAGCCCACACATTCCAGCAATCTGGGCTCCAATACCAAATC of the Fragaria vesca subsp. vesca linkage group LG6, FraVesHawaii_1.0, whole genome shotgun sequence genome contains:
- the LOC101294861 gene encoding uncharacterized protein LOC101294861; this encodes MSNSDKEAAAATVCIIFIMQLEKATYDGTTNKQEERHDILFFQGSPSPVYKLCVSTWQFLPYFELDAANPVILLDLDTCMSIQKDTPRFCSFARHLFPGSNDFKH
- the LOC101295143 gene encoding uncharacterized protein LOC101295143 translates to MEPLNQKSIERVVSQKALQMGSSFPCQICVVGLLCGICLTSLFMAALTSFGTFEFGGFGFSTIAWGASAGNSSSEFINCSSKPKVTERVEVDSLRNEETITSERVSLLYSAWSALLNESDSGESDYLLRHGLNKSNVPNAPHLEYCKLKAQVYKRLDKHPENESLATAAKNEHSSYFRNQAMSEAASAGWISGSDEENYPSTQKVQRDIWMHQHPLNCRDHSVKFLVADWERLPGFGIGAQIAGMCGLLAIAMKEKRVLVTNYYNRADHDGCKGSSRSSWSCYFFPETSLECRNRALELMENEDAWRNGSIKAKENYTSKQIWAGRTPRIWGEPWSYLRPTTVINGTLIAYHRKMDRRWWRAQAVRYLMRFQTEYTCHLLNVARHAAFGKQAANMVVKSFEGEWSKDVTVNERSDIEEFVWSNHKPWMPRPLLSMHVRMGDKACEMKVVEFEDYMSLADRIRKRFPQLNSVWLSTEMQEVIDKSREYPHWNFYYTNVTRQVGNMTMATYETSLGRETSTNYPLVNFLMATEADFFIGALGSTWCFLIDGMRNTGGKVMAGYLSVNKDRFW